A stretch of the Sphingopyxis lindanitolerans genome encodes the following:
- the linC gene encoding 2,5-dichloro-2,5-cyclohexadiene-1,4-diol dehydrogenase LinC: MSDLSGKTIIVTGGGSGIGRATVELLVASGANVAVADINDEAGEAVVAASGGKAAYFRCDIAQEEDVKALVAQTLAAFGGLDGAFNNAAIPQAGLPLAEVSLERFRQSMDINVTGTFLCMKYQILAMIERGTKGSIVNTASAAGVVGVPMHGEYVGAKHAVVGLTRVAAADYGKHGIRVNALVPGAVRTPMLQRAMDNDAGLEPYLNSIHPIGRFSEPHEQAQAAVWLLSDAASFVTGSCLAADGGFTAI; encoded by the coding sequence ATGTCTGATTTGAGCGGCAAGACGATAATCGTGACGGGTGGTGGCAGCGGCATCGGGCGCGCCACCGTGGAATTGCTGGTGGCCAGTGGTGCCAACGTCGCGGTGGCGGACATCAACGACGAGGCCGGTGAGGCGGTCGTCGCTGCGTCTGGCGGGAAGGCCGCCTATTTCCGGTGCGACATCGCACAGGAAGAGGACGTGAAGGCACTTGTCGCGCAGACTCTGGCGGCGTTCGGCGGGCTTGACGGCGCGTTCAACAATGCGGCGATCCCGCAGGCCGGACTGCCGCTTGCCGAAGTGTCGCTCGAACGGTTTCGGCAGAGCATGGATATCAATGTAACCGGCACGTTCCTGTGCATGAAGTACCAGATCCTTGCGATGATCGAGCGCGGGACGAAGGGATCGATCGTCAACACCGCATCCGCCGCTGGCGTGGTCGGCGTGCCGATGCACGGCGAATATGTCGGCGCGAAGCATGCGGTGGTCGGGCTGACCCGCGTGGCGGCGGCAGACTATGGCAAGCACGGCATTCGCGTGAACGCGCTTGTGCCCGGCGCGGTGCGCACGCCTATGCTGCAGCGCGCGATGGACAATGATGCGGGCCTTGAGCCCTATCTGAACTCGATCCACCCGATCGGCCGTTTCAGCGAACCGCACGAGCAGGCCCAGGCCGCCGTATGGTTGCTGTCCGACGCGGCTTCGTTCGTCACCGGCTCCTGCCTTGCAGCAGACGGCGGCTTTACCGCGATCTGA